One stretch of Sinomonas terrae DNA includes these proteins:
- a CDS encoding GH25 family lysozyme, with protein MGQVNPQNPKQMGSPAKGAAVSVMASSWQPGWGVSGVDVSAYQAAYANGQWSDTTDWGGQWNQGVRFAYVKASEGNYYTNQAFSQQYSNAQSVGMIRGAYHFAIPNWSSGANQAQYFVQNGGGWSPDGITMPPVLDIEYNPYAGQTINGVYMGDTCYSMAGSAMVNWISDFSNTMLSLTGRRPMIYTTADWWNSCTGNYGGFGNNPLWVAAYNQSGPPLPAGWPAFSVWQYSSSGPFVGDSNAWNGDYPSLQRFATYGDTNPSAAIGSVAGGANIGSQTTGVVGGLVNSGAYQNFQNGAIIWSSASGPQVSPNGPIRSAWQSSGFETGPLGYPTTGVVGGLVNGGNYENFQNGAIIWSPTSGAELSPNGPIRSLWQTTGFEQGVLGYPTSNVVTGLANGGSYQNFQNGAILYSPATAAQLSPSGPVRTAWLNSGAEQGPLAYPTSGVVTGLVNGGTYQNYQNGAIIWSQTTGAQLSPSGPVRTAWLNSGAEKGPLAYPTTGVVTGLVNGGTYQNYQNGAIIWSQATGAQLSPSGPIRTYWLNSGGEQGPLGYPTTGQICGLTNGGCYQNFQNGAILYSPATGAQLSPSGPIRTAWLNSGAEKGPLAYPTTGVVTGLVNGGTYQNYQNGAIIWSEVTGAQLSPNGPVRSAWLNSGAEKGPLAYPTTGVVTGLVNGGTYQNYQNGAIIWSQATGAELSPNGPIRTAWLNSGGEQGPLGYPTTGQVCGLTNGGCYQNFQNGAIVWSQASGAEFSPNGPIRTAWLNSGAEKGPLAYPTTGVVTGLVNGGTYQNYQIGAIIWSPATGAQLSPNGPIRTYWLNSGAERGRYGYPTSSQTCNSTATSCSQSFQSGTISWSSTSGIKG; from the coding sequence ATGGGTCAGGTCAACCCCCAGAACCCGAAGCAAATGGGTTCCCCGGCGAAGGGCGCAGCCGTCAGCGTGATGGCCAGCTCATGGCAGCCCGGGTGGGGAGTTTCCGGCGTTGATGTGAGCGCCTACCAAGCTGCATATGCCAATGGCCAATGGAGCGATACGACTGACTGGGGCGGCCAATGGAATCAGGGCGTCCGCTTTGCCTACGTGAAGGCGAGCGAGGGCAACTACTACACCAATCAGGCCTTCTCCCAGCAGTACAGCAACGCGCAGAGCGTGGGCATGATCCGTGGCGCCTACCATTTTGCAATTCCGAATTGGTCTTCTGGGGCGAACCAAGCGCAGTACTTCGTGCAGAACGGTGGAGGGTGGTCCCCGGACGGCATCACCATGCCCCCGGTTCTCGATATCGAATACAACCCCTACGCGGGCCAGACCATCAACGGCGTTTACATGGGAGACACCTGCTACAGCATGGCCGGCTCGGCGATGGTGAATTGGATCTCCGACTTCAGCAATACGATGCTTTCGCTCACGGGTCGTCGCCCCATGATCTACACCACCGCCGACTGGTGGAACAGCTGCACCGGCAACTATGGCGGCTTCGGCAACAACCCGCTTTGGGTGGCCGCGTACAACCAGTCAGGTCCGCCACTGCCCGCTGGGTGGCCAGCGTTCAGCGTGTGGCAGTACAGCTCATCAGGCCCCTTCGTCGGGGACTCGAATGCGTGGAATGGCGACTACCCGAGCCTCCAGCGTTTCGCCACCTACGGTGACACCAATCCGAGCGCGGCTATCGGATCGGTTGCAGGGGGAGCCAATATTGGTTCGCAGACGACAGGCGTCGTAGGCGGGCTCGTCAACAGCGGGGCCTACCAGAACTTCCAGAACGGCGCCATCATATGGTCCTCAGCCAGCGGCCCTCAGGTGTCCCCAAATGGACCCATCCGAAGCGCTTGGCAGTCCTCGGGGTTCGAAACCGGACCTCTCGGTTATCCCACAACGGGGGTCGTGGGAGGTCTCGTAAACGGCGGAAACTACGAAAATTTCCAGAACGGCGCAATCATCTGGTCGCCTACGAGTGGCGCAGAATTGTCGCCGAACGGACCGATCCGCAGTCTCTGGCAGACCACCGGCTTTGAGCAGGGAGTGTTGGGATACCCGACCTCGAACGTTGTGACGGGCTTGGCCAATGGCGGTAGCTATCAGAACTTCCAGAATGGGGCGATTCTCTATTCGCCCGCTACCGCAGCCCAGCTCTCACCATCCGGCCCCGTCCGCACCGCGTGGCTCAACTCCGGAGCCGAGCAAGGCCCCCTCGCCTACCCGACCAGCGGCGTCGTCACCGGCCTCGTAAATGGCGGGACCTACCAGAACTACCAGAATGGCGCCATCATCTGGTCCCAGACCACAGGTGCGCAGCTTTCACCAAGTGGCCCCGTCCGCACAGCGTGGCTGAACTCGGGTGCCGAGAAGGGTCCCCTCGCCTACCCGACCACGGGCGTCGTCACCGGCCTCGTAAATGGCGGGACCTACCAGAACTACCAGAATGGCGCCATCATCTGGTCCCAGGCCACAGGAGCCCAGCTCTCCCCCAGTGGGCCCATTCGCACTTACTGGCTCAACTCTGGGGGTGAACAAGGCCCGCTTGGCTACCCAACCACTGGCCAGATCTGTGGACTCACGAACGGTGGGTGCTACCAGAACTTCCAGAACGGGGCGATCCTCTACTCGCCGGCCACCGGGGCTCAGCTCTCACCATCCGGCCCCATCCGCACGGCGTGGCTCAACTCTGGAGCTGAGAAGGGTCCCCTCGCCTACCCGACCACGGGCGTCGTCACCGGCCTCGTGAACGGCGGGACCTACCAGAACTACCAGAACGGCGCCATCATCTGGTCTGAGGTCACGGGAGCTCAGCTCTCCCCCAACGGGCCCGTCCGCAGCGCGTGGCTGAACTCGGGTGCCGAGAAGGGTCCCCTCGCCTACCCGACCACGGGCGTCGTCACCGGCCTCGTAAATGGCGGGACCTACCAGAACTACCAGAACGGCGCCATCATCTGGTCCCAGGCCACAGGAGCCGAGCTCTCCCCCAACGGGCCCATCCGCACGGCCTGGCTCAACTCCGGCGGTGAACAAGGCCCGCTCGGCTACCCAACCACAGGCCAGGTCTGCGGCCTCACCAACGGCGGGTGCTACCAGAACTTCCAGAATGGAGCCATCGTCTGGTCCCAAGCCAGCGGAGCCGAATTCTCGCCCAATGGCCCCATCCGCACGGCGTGGCTGAACTCGGGTGCCGAGAAGGGTCCCCTCGCCTACCCGACCACCGGCGTCGTCACCGGCCTCGTAAACGGCGGGACCTACCAGAACTACCAGATCGGCGCCATCATCTGGTCCCCGGCCACCGGGGCTCAGCTCTCCCCCAACGGCCCCATCCGCACCTACTGGCTCAACTCTGGTGCAGAGCGCGGCCGCTACGGATATCCGACGTCCAGCCAGACGTGCAACAGCACGGCAACGTCGTGCTCGCAGTCCTTCCAGAGCGGCACGATCTCCTGGAGCAGCACGTCGGGGATCAAAGGCTGA
- the galU gene encoding UTP--glucose-1-phosphate uridylyltransferase GalU, with protein sequence MPHPAPISKAVIPAAGLGTRFLPATKAMPKEMLPVVDQPAIQYVVAEAARAGLDNVLVVTGRSKRALEDHFDRVPTLEEALERKGDQKKLASILETSSLGDIHYVRQGDPKGLGHAVLCSQRHVGAEPFAVLLGDDLIDERDELLGEMIRVQQATGGSVVALMEVPREAISAYGCAMVSPVEGESFVQVHGLVEKPAPEDAPSDLAIIGRYVLHPAVFGVLEETEPGRGGEIQLTDALQTLARREGEGGGVYGVVFRGRRYDTGDKLSYLKAVVTLASERPDLGPELRSWLGEFVAELNGTRLAPDAPGPI encoded by the coding sequence ATGCCTCACCCCGCACCCATTTCGAAGGCCGTGATCCCTGCAGCGGGACTCGGTACACGCTTCCTGCCGGCAACAAAGGCGATGCCCAAGGAAATGCTGCCCGTCGTCGACCAGCCCGCCATCCAGTACGTCGTTGCCGAGGCGGCACGCGCAGGACTGGACAATGTGCTCGTCGTTACAGGCCGCAGCAAACGGGCCCTTGAGGACCATTTCGACCGGGTCCCGACGCTCGAAGAGGCGCTCGAACGAAAAGGGGATCAGAAGAAACTGGCTTCTATTCTCGAGACGAGCAGTTTGGGTGACATTCACTATGTGCGTCAGGGGGATCCGAAGGGGTTGGGACACGCGGTGCTGTGTTCGCAGCGGCATGTGGGGGCTGAGCCGTTCGCGGTGCTGTTGGGCGATGACCTGATCGATGAGCGCGATGAGCTGCTGGGGGAGATGATCCGGGTGCAGCAGGCCACGGGTGGGTCCGTGGTGGCGTTGATGGAGGTTCCGCGGGAGGCGATCTCGGCGTACGGGTGTGCGATGGTCAGCCCTGTGGAGGGGGAGTCCTTCGTGCAGGTGCATGGGCTGGTGGAGAAGCCGGCGCCGGAGGATGCGCCGTCGGATCTGGCGATAATCGGCCGGTATGTGCTGCATCCGGCGGTGTTCGGGGTGCTGGAGGAGACGGAGCCCGGCCGTGGCGGGGAGATCCAGCTGACGGATGCGCTGCAGACCCTGGCCCGTCGTGAGGGCGAGGGCGGGGGCGTGTACGGGGTCGTGTTCCGGGGGCGCCGGTACGACACGGGCGACAAGCTCAGTTACCTCAAGGCCGTCGTCACCCTCGCATCGGAACGGCCCGACCTCGGCCCCGAACTCCGTTCCTGGCTCGGGGAGTTCGTCGCGGAACTCAATGGCACGAGGCTGGCCCCCGACGCGCCCGGTCCTATCTAA
- a CDS encoding DUF2142 domain-containing protein translates to MSLPKFSRWSEAGRVFAIAFVCFLALSSLWALASPLMSAPDEPSHAIKAAAVVRGEWLGQNSDVQGQALRVRVPEYIAALNSVPSCFAFKADRSAACAPNVSKLGNNLVPSTTTAGNYNPLYYAIVGLPTLVTSGQKAIYGMRLVTAVWCALFFAVPVAFAHKLWPRRLPVVVTALAITPMCFFLAGSINPNAVEIATTLAAFVAAFAMLDASFKRPVLAASVFGVSGLILANLRPLSIAWLAIAFVGAVLLQWRRGLLTKPPRGIWIGLPLAGTGVALGLAWQIISNSFQSLGGTAVKDTPEQVVSVMLERAFDYARQYVGVMGWLDAPLPTVAYVVWDALAMGLLIGCLALWRGRRRVGIVLLSAVIIGSSRFRGNGPAG, encoded by the coding sequence ATGAGTCTCCCGAAGTTTTCCCGTTGGTCTGAAGCAGGCCGGGTGTTCGCAATCGCGTTCGTTTGTTTCCTCGCACTGAGTAGCCTCTGGGCCCTGGCGTCGCCGCTGATGTCCGCTCCTGACGAGCCTTCGCATGCGATTAAGGCGGCAGCCGTTGTTCGAGGGGAATGGCTTGGCCAGAACTCAGACGTACAAGGGCAGGCGCTTCGGGTAAGGGTCCCCGAATACATCGCTGCTCTCAATTCTGTTCCCAGCTGCTTCGCTTTCAAAGCTGACCGAAGCGCGGCTTGTGCTCCTAATGTTTCCAAACTGGGAAACAACCTGGTTCCGTCAACTACTACAGCCGGCAATTACAACCCTCTATACTACGCGATTGTGGGTCTCCCGACTTTAGTCACAAGCGGGCAGAAGGCCATCTACGGCATGCGGTTGGTAACGGCGGTCTGGTGTGCCTTGTTCTTCGCGGTTCCTGTTGCTTTCGCACATAAATTATGGCCCCGAAGGCTCCCGGTGGTCGTCACGGCACTCGCTATAACACCTATGTGCTTCTTCTTGGCAGGGTCAATCAATCCCAATGCAGTTGAAATTGCGACTACGCTCGCTGCGTTTGTAGCCGCTTTCGCAATGCTTGATGCTAGCTTCAAACGTCCCGTGCTTGCGGCTTCTGTTTTCGGTGTCAGTGGTTTGATTTTGGCGAATCTACGTCCGCTGTCCATTGCGTGGTTAGCCATTGCATTTGTTGGGGCGGTTCTGTTGCAATGGCGTCGCGGACTCTTGACAAAGCCACCACGAGGCATTTGGATAGGTCTTCCTTTGGCGGGGACTGGCGTCGCACTGGGACTCGCTTGGCAGATTATTTCGAACTCTTTTCAGAGCTTGGGCGGGACCGCTGTCAAGGATACGCCGGAGCAAGTCGTGTCGGTAATGCTTGAAAGAGCTTTCGACTACGCCAGGCAATATGTTGGAGTAATGGGCTGGCTGGACGCTCCTCTTCCCACTGTTGCATACGTGGTGTGGGATGCCCTAGCGATGGGCCTCTTGATCGGTTGCCTCGCGCTGTGGCGGGGTCGACGTCGTGTTGGCATCGTGCTCCTAAGCGCCGTCATTATAGGCTCTTCGCGTTTCCGCGGGAATGGTCCTGCTGGGTGA
- a CDS encoding ISL3 family transposase, translating to MIEPTTGQPCAATVIFNLPEYRVLSAALTAFGVRRITVESTGVPGCPACGVVSARVKDRRLQRLRDVPLAGAVVVLWRKRRWFCDEPACPRGSFTEATDEVPRRARSTRRLLHALVDAVIRSGRAALEAARAHGVSWWLAQTALDAAAATLPDVDLLAPKRLGIDEHRYRSVRWYRADEASPWVRVEPWMTTIVDLDTGQVLGIVDGRDSTGVGDWLFARPLAWRLGVEVVAIDPSAAFRKALRMWLPRTAVSVDAFHLVQLANQAVTEARQRLSQEIKGRRGRAVDPGWANRRLLLRGAETLSGRGRARLRAVFESDDPTGQLQAAWEAKEQLRTLLASGALEEARDHLRILEGLVEAAPTVETKRLLRTVKRWWNEIEVLITTGATTAKVEANNTAIKNIKRTGRGFRNPDNYRSRILLRSAAQTAA from the coding sequence TTGATCGAGCCTACGACGGGGCAGCCCTGTGCTGCCACCGTGATCTTCAACCTGCCCGAATACCGCGTCCTCTCCGCCGCGCTCACCGCCTTCGGCGTCCGCCGGATCACTGTGGAGTCCACCGGGGTGCCGGGCTGTCCCGCCTGCGGGGTCGTCTCGGCCCGCGTGAAGGACCGACGGCTCCAGCGGCTGCGCGACGTCCCCCTGGCCGGCGCTGTCGTGGTGCTGTGGCGCAAGCGGCGCTGGTTCTGCGACGAGCCGGCGTGCCCGCGTGGGTCGTTCACCGAGGCCACGGACGAGGTGCCCAGGCGGGCCCGGTCCACGCGCCGGCTCCTGCATGCGCTTGTGGATGCCGTGATCCGCTCGGGCCGTGCCGCACTCGAGGCTGCCCGGGCCCACGGGGTCTCGTGGTGGCTGGCCCAGACCGCCCTGGACGCCGCCGCGGCGACGCTGCCGGACGTCGACCTGCTCGCGCCGAAGAGGCTCGGGATCGACGAGCACAGGTACCGGTCCGTGCGCTGGTACCGGGCCGACGAGGCATCGCCGTGGGTGCGGGTCGAGCCGTGGATGACCACGATCGTTGACCTGGACACCGGACAGGTGCTGGGCATCGTGGACGGCCGCGACAGCACCGGTGTCGGGGACTGGCTGTTCGCCCGGCCGCTGGCGTGGCGCCTCGGGGTGGAGGTCGTGGCGATCGACCCGTCGGCGGCGTTCCGCAAGGCCCTGCGGATGTGGCTTCCGCGCACCGCGGTGTCGGTCGACGCGTTCCACCTCGTCCAGCTGGCGAACCAGGCCGTCACCGAGGCCAGGCAGCGGCTGAGCCAGGAGATCAAGGGCCGCCGCGGCAGGGCGGTGGACCCGGGGTGGGCGAACCGGCGCCTGCTCCTGCGCGGCGCCGAGACCCTCTCCGGCCGCGGCAGGGCCCGACTGCGGGCGGTCTTCGAATCCGACGACCCGACCGGGCAGCTGCAGGCCGCCTGGGAGGCCAAGGAGCAGCTCCGCACCCTGCTCGCGTCCGGGGCGCTCGAGGAGGCGCGGGACCACCTGCGGATCCTCGAGGGCCTCGTCGAGGCCGCCCCGACCGTGGAGACGAAACGGCTCCTGCGCACCGTGAAGCGCTGGTGGAACGAGATCGAAGTCCTCATCACCACCGGCGCGACCACGGCCAAGGTCGAGGCGAACAACACCGCGATCAAGAACATCAAACGAACCGGACGGGGCTTCCGGAACCCGGACAACTACCGATCCCGTATCCTGCTCAGGAGCGCCGCTCAGACAGCAGCGTGA
- a CDS encoding GtrA family protein, translating to MQQTRFPLLKRLWALVAGSSVVKFLLVGGLSFAIDLGTLALLHEAFHIDLWIATPIAFIISLLFNFIAQRSFTFRSNSRRDASFIKYIALAIVNTGATDVIVNVIAAAGLSYSIGKVVSTVLTMTWNYFLYRHWIFKKGKKEALETSPSSTDAARD from the coding sequence ATGCAGCAGACCCGCTTTCCGCTCCTGAAGCGGCTCTGGGCATTAGTCGCTGGCAGTTCCGTGGTCAAGTTCTTGCTCGTCGGCGGTCTCAGCTTCGCAATAGACCTGGGCACGCTTGCTCTGCTTCACGAGGCTTTCCATATCGACCTTTGGATAGCGACCCCGATCGCTTTCATAATAAGCTTGCTCTTCAATTTTATCGCCCAGAGAAGCTTCACTTTTAGATCGAACAGCCGACGCGATGCGAGCTTCATCAAATATATTGCCCTCGCAATAGTCAACACGGGAGCAACCGACGTCATCGTCAACGTAATAGCAGCCGCTGGACTGTCCTATTCGATAGGGAAAGTCGTCTCAACAGTCCTCACAATGACCTGGAACTATTTCCTTTACCGACACTGGATTTTCAAGAAGGGTAAGAAAGAGGCGTTGGAAACGTCCCCCTCGAGCACAGACGCTGCTCGCGACTAA